The proteins below come from a single Pseudomonas chlororaphis genomic window:
- a CDS encoding transcriptional regulator, which yields MDQVKAMKVFVRIYERSSFTLAAEDLNLPRATLTHTLNQFEAWLGVRLLERSTRKVRPTLDGEAYYPRCVHLLAELEEAELAFRSVAPKGRLRVDMHGTLARHFVIPALPQFMARYPDIELSISEADRYVDLIAEGVDCVVRAGTLGDSSLIGRRVATLRQITCASPAYLRQYGEPKTLADLRHHRAVNYVSRTTAKLYPFEFMVDGELEEVAIEGALSVFGAEIYAASAIAGLGLIQCPQYRMQTQIQQGLIQEVLPATPPPPMPVSVLYPHNRHLSPRVRVFVDWLAQVFEGAR from the coding sequence ATGGACCAGGTCAAGGCAATGAAAGTGTTCGTGCGCATCTACGAACGCAGCAGCTTCACCCTGGCGGCCGAAGACTTGAACCTGCCGCGTGCAACGTTGACCCACACCCTCAATCAGTTCGAAGCCTGGCTCGGCGTGCGTTTGCTGGAGCGCAGCACCCGCAAGGTGCGGCCGACCCTCGATGGCGAAGCCTACTACCCGCGTTGCGTGCACTTGCTGGCGGAACTCGAAGAGGCCGAGCTGGCGTTTCGCAGCGTAGCGCCCAAGGGACGCCTGCGCGTCGACATGCACGGCACCCTGGCCCGGCACTTCGTGATCCCGGCATTGCCGCAGTTCATGGCGCGCTACCCGGACATCGAACTGTCCATCAGCGAGGCCGACCGCTACGTCGACCTGATCGCCGAGGGCGTCGATTGCGTGGTGCGCGCCGGCACGCTGGGGGACTCCTCGTTGATCGGCCGACGTGTCGCCACCCTGCGGCAGATCACCTGTGCCAGCCCCGCCTACCTGCGCCAGTACGGTGAACCGAAAACCCTCGCCGACCTGCGTCACCACCGGGCGGTGAACTACGTCTCGCGGACCACGGCCAAGCTGTACCCCTTTGAGTTCATGGTCGATGGCGAGCTCGAGGAAGTCGCTATCGAAGGCGCGCTCTCGGTATTTGGCGCCGAAATCTACGCCGCCTCGGCCATCGCCGGCCTTGGCCTGATCCAATGCCCACAGTACCGGATGCAGACGCAGATCCAGCAAGGCCTGATCCAGGAAGTCCTGCCCGCCACCCCACCACCGCCCATGCCGGTCTCGGTGCTCTACCCGCACAACCGCCACCTGTCGCCACGGGTTCGGGTGTTTGTGGATTGGTTGGCGCAGGTGTTCGAGGGCGCGCGTTGA
- a CDS encoding 3-ketoacyl-ACP reductase: MTTQTSKVAIVTGASRGIGAEIAKQLAREGFAVAINFASSATEASKLVVQLRQAGHRAIAIKADVSSASDVRRMFDEAEAQLGKVDVLINNAGILKVMPLVEHSDELFEQTFAINTRGTFNTLREAATRLNDGGRIVNFSSSTVGLNLPGYSVYIASKAAVESLTQVFAKELRGRQITVNAVAPGPVATELFLHGKSEEQIQNFAKMPPLERLGQPEDIAHIIAFLVSPAAAWVNGQILRANGGLV; this comes from the coding sequence ATGACGACCCAAACCTCCAAAGTTGCCATTGTCACCGGTGCCTCGCGTGGCATCGGCGCCGAAATCGCCAAGCAGTTGGCGCGCGAAGGCTTTGCCGTGGCGATCAATTTCGCCAGCAGCGCCACCGAAGCCTCGAAGCTGGTGGTGCAATTGCGCCAGGCCGGTCACCGAGCCATAGCGATCAAGGCCGACGTGTCTTCGGCCAGCGATGTGCGTCGGATGTTCGATGAAGCCGAAGCGCAGTTGGGCAAGGTCGATGTGCTGATCAACAACGCCGGCATTCTCAAGGTAATGCCCCTCGTGGAGCACAGCGACGAGCTGTTCGAGCAGACCTTCGCCATCAACACCCGTGGCACCTTCAACACCCTGCGCGAAGCCGCGACGCGCCTGAACGACGGTGGGCGGATCGTGAATTTCTCCAGCAGCACCGTGGGCCTGAACCTGCCCGGCTACTCGGTGTACATCGCCAGCAAGGCTGCGGTGGAATCCTTGACCCAGGTGTTTGCCAAAGAACTGCGCGGCCGCCAGATCACAGTCAATGCCGTGGCCCCCGGCCCGGTCGCGACCGAACTGTTCCTGCACGGCAAGAGCGAAGAACAGATCCAGAACTTCGCCAAGATGCCGCCCCTGGAACGCCTCGGCCAGCCGGAGGACATCGCCCACATCATCGCCTTCCTGGTGAGCCCGGCTGCCGCTTGGGTGAATGGGCAGATCCTGCGGGCCAACGGCGGGCTGGTCTGA
- a CDS encoding choline transporter produces MSASSPPSSGLVRVNPPVFYFAATVILLFGLVVITLPEQAGAWLLAAQNWAANTVGWYYMLAMTLYLIFVVVTALSGYGKIKLGADHDEPEFSYLSWAGMLFAAGISITLFFFCVSEPLTHLVQPPQGEAGTADAARQAMQILFLHWGLHGWGVFAFVGMALAYFAYRHNLPLALRSALYPLIGKRINGPIGYAVDGFGIIATVFGLGADMGFGVLHLNSGLDYLFGIAHTQWIQVGLIVLMMGAAILVAVAGVDKGVRVMSDINMLLACALLLFVLFAGPTQHLLNTLIQNLGDYLGALPMKSFDLYAYNKPSDWLGGWTVFYWAWWIAWSPFVGLFIARISRGRTIREFVFGVLLIPLGFTLAWMSIFGNSAIDQVLNHGMSALGMSALENPSMSLYLLLQTYPWSKTVIAVTVFISFVFFVTSADSGTVVLSTLSAKGGSPDEDGPKWLRVFWGAMTALVTSALLFSGSIDALKSAVVLTSLPFSMILLLMMWGLHKAFYLESQKQIAQLYSLAPVSGARRGKGGWRQRLSQAVHFPSRDEVYRFLDSTVRPAVEEVKAVFAEKGLAVVTQPDPANDSVSLEIGHGEQHPFIYQVQMRGYFTPSFARGGMGSKELNNRRYYRAEVHLSEGSQDYDLVGYTKEQVINDILDQYERHMQFLHLVR; encoded by the coding sequence ATGAGCGCCTCGTCCCCTCCTTCCAGCGGCCTGGTCCGCGTGAACCCGCCGGTTTTTTACTTCGCCGCGACCGTCATCCTGCTGTTCGGCCTGGTGGTGATTACCCTGCCCGAGCAGGCCGGCGCCTGGTTGCTGGCGGCGCAGAACTGGGCGGCCAATACGGTCGGCTGGTACTACATGCTGGCGATGACCCTGTACCTGATCTTCGTGGTGGTGACGGCCTTGTCCGGCTACGGCAAGATCAAGCTCGGTGCCGATCACGACGAGCCGGAGTTCAGCTACCTGTCCTGGGCCGGCATGCTGTTCGCCGCCGGGATCAGCATCACGCTGTTTTTCTTCTGCGTCTCCGAGCCGCTGACCCATCTGGTACAACCGCCCCAAGGGGAGGCGGGCACCGCGGATGCGGCGCGCCAGGCCATGCAGATCCTCTTCCTGCACTGGGGCCTGCACGGCTGGGGCGTGTTCGCCTTCGTCGGCATGGCCCTGGCGTACTTCGCCTACCGACACAACTTGCCGCTGGCCCTGCGCTCAGCGCTGTACCCGCTGATCGGCAAACGCATCAACGGCCCCATCGGCTACGCCGTGGACGGCTTCGGCATCATCGCCACGGTGTTCGGCCTCGGCGCGGACATGGGCTTCGGCGTACTGCACCTCAACTCCGGTCTGGATTACCTGTTCGGCATTGCCCACACCCAGTGGATCCAGGTCGGCCTGATCGTGTTGATGATGGGCGCGGCGATCCTCGTGGCGGTGGCCGGCGTCGACAAGGGCGTGCGGGTCATGTCCGACATCAACATGCTGCTGGCCTGTGCGTTGCTGCTGTTCGTCCTGTTCGCCGGCCCGACCCAGCACCTGCTCAATACCCTCATCCAGAACCTGGGGGACTACCTCGGCGCCTTGCCGATGAAGAGTTTCGACCTCTATGCCTACAACAAACCCAGCGACTGGCTGGGCGGCTGGACGGTGTTCTATTGGGCCTGGTGGATCGCCTGGTCGCCGTTCGTGGGGTTGTTCATCGCGCGGATTTCCCGCGGCCGCACCATTCGCGAATTCGTGTTTGGCGTGCTGCTGATTCCCCTGGGCTTCACCCTGGCGTGGATGTCGATTTTCGGCAACAGCGCCATCGACCAGGTGTTGAACCACGGCATGAGTGCCTTGGGCATGTCTGCTCTGGAAAACCCGTCGATGAGCCTTTACCTGCTGCTGCAAACCTACCCCTGGAGCAAGACGGTGATCGCCGTCACCGTGTTCATCAGCTTCGTGTTCTTCGTCACGTCCGCCGACTCCGGCACCGTGGTGCTGTCGACCTTGTCGGCCAAGGGCGGCAGCCCCGACGAAGACGGGCCGAAATGGCTGCGGGTGTTCTGGGGCGCGATGACGGCGCTGGTGACCAGTGCGTTGCTGTTTTCCGGCAGCATCGATGCCCTGAAGTCGGCGGTGGTGCTCACGTCCTTGCCGTTCTCGATGATCCTGCTGTTGATGATGTGGGGGCTGCATAAGGCGTTCTACCTGGAGTCCCAGAAGCAGATCGCGCAGTTGTATTCCCTGGCGCCGGTGTCGGGTGCACGCCGGGGCAAGGGTGGTTGGCGCCAGCGCTTGAGCCAGGCGGTGCACTTCCCGTCCCGGGACGAGGTGTACCGCTTCCTCGACAGCACGGTGCGCCCGGCCGTCGAGGAAGTGAAGGCGGTGTTCGCCGAAAAAGGCCTGGCGGTCGTGACACAGCCAGACCCGGCCAACGACAGTGTCAGCCTGGAAATCGGCCATGGCGAGCAGCATCCGTTCATCTACCAGGTGCAGATGCGTGGCTACTTCACGCCGTCTTTTGCCCGCGGTGGCATGGGGTCCAAGGAGCTCAACAACCGTCGCTACTACCGCGCCGAGGTGCATTTGAGTGAAGGCAGTCAGGATTACGATCTGGTGGGCTACACCAAGGAGCAGGTGATCAACGACATCCTCGACCAGTACGAGCGGCACATGCAGTTTTTGCATTTGGTGCGTTGA
- a CDS encoding cysteine desulfhydrase: protein MIKQQLARFNRLELLGHPTPLEKLERLSAWLGRDVYIKRDDLTPLALGGNKLRKLEYLAADAIAQGADTLITAGAIQSNHVRQTAALAAKLGLGCVALLENPIGTEDSNYLGNGNRLLLELFDAKVELVANLDNADEQLQALAARLRSNGKKPYLVPIGGSNALGALGYVRAGLELAGQINDTGLDFAAVVLASGSAGTHSGLALALSEALPRLPVIGVTVSRSEEDQFPKVQGLAERTAELLGVALAQAFKVNLWDEYFAPRYGEPNAGTLAAVKLLASLEGLLLDPVYTGKAMAGLLDGIGRDRFDEGPILFLHTGGAPALFAYDGAF from the coding sequence ATGATCAAACAACAGTTGGCCCGCTTTAACCGCCTTGAACTACTCGGCCACCCCACACCGCTGGAAAAACTCGAGCGTCTCTCCGCTTGGCTCGGTCGCGACGTCTATATCAAGCGCGACGACCTGACACCCCTGGCACTGGGTGGCAACAAACTGCGCAAGCTCGAATACCTGGCGGCCGATGCCATCGCCCAAGGCGCCGACACCCTGATCACCGCCGGGGCGATCCAATCCAACCACGTGCGCCAGACCGCCGCCCTGGCCGCGAAACTGGGCCTGGGTTGCGTGGCGTTGCTGGAAAACCCGATCGGCACCGAGGACAGCAATTACCTGGGCAACGGCAACCGGCTGTTGCTGGAATTGTTCGACGCCAAGGTCGAGCTGGTCGCCAACCTGGACAACGCTGATGAGCAACTGCAGGCCCTCGCCGCTCGCCTGCGCAGCAACGGGAAAAAACCTTACCTGGTGCCGATTGGCGGTTCGAACGCCTTGGGCGCGCTGGGCTATGTCCGTGCAGGCCTGGAGCTGGCCGGGCAGATCAACGACACCGGGCTCGATTTCGCCGCCGTCGTACTGGCCTCGGGCAGTGCCGGCACCCACAGCGGCCTGGCGCTGGCGTTGAGCGAGGCACTGCCCCGGCTGCCGGTCATTGGCGTAACGGTTTCGCGCAGCGAAGAAGACCAGTTCCCGAAAGTCCAGGGCCTGGCCGAGCGCACCGCCGAACTGCTGGGCGTGGCGCTTGCGCAGGCTTTCAAGGTTAACCTGTGGGACGAGTACTTCGCCCCCCGCTACGGCGAGCCCAACGCCGGGACACTGGCGGCGGTCAAGTTGCTGGCGAGTCTCGAAGGCCTGCTGCTGGATCCGGTCTACACGGGCAAGGCCATGGCCGGCCTGCTCGACGGCATCGGTCGCGACCGCTTCGACGAAGGTCCGATCCTGTTCCTGCACACCGGCGGCGCCCCGGCGTTGTTTGCCTATGACGGGGCATTTTAG
- a CDS encoding cystine transporter subunit — protein sequence MNFSALRRNLLVGSLGLALSAGLLGQAVAGEQLQKIKDAGEIKIGLEGTYPPFSFVDDSGKLTGFEVEFSEALAKELGVKVKLQTTPWAGILAALESKRLDAVVNQVTISEERKKKYDFSEPYTVSGIQALVLTKKADELNIKKAADLDGKKVGVGLGTNYEQWVKAEVPGAQVKTYDDDPTKFQDLRVGRIDTILIDRLAALEYAKKAKDTTVTSEAFSRQESGIALRKGEPELLAAVNKAIEKLRADGTLKKLSEKYFSADVTQ from the coding sequence ATGAATTTTTCCGCACTACGTCGCAACCTGTTGGTAGGTTCGCTGGGCCTGGCATTGAGCGCCGGCCTGTTGGGGCAAGCGGTTGCCGGTGAGCAACTGCAGAAAATCAAGGATGCCGGTGAAATCAAGATTGGCCTGGAAGGCACCTACCCACCGTTCAGCTTCGTCGATGACAGCGGCAAGCTGACCGGCTTCGAAGTGGAGTTCTCCGAAGCCCTGGCCAAGGAGCTGGGTGTGAAGGTCAAGCTGCAGACCACCCCATGGGCCGGTATCCTCGCGGCGCTGGAATCCAAGCGTCTGGACGCCGTGGTCAACCAGGTGACCATCTCCGAGGAGCGCAAGAAAAAATACGACTTCTCCGAGCCGTACACCGTTTCCGGAATCCAGGCACTGGTACTGACCAAGAAAGCCGACGAGTTGAACATCAAGAAGGCCGCGGACCTGGACGGCAAGAAAGTCGGCGTGGGCCTGGGCACCAACTACGAGCAATGGGTCAAGGCAGAGGTGCCGGGCGCCCAGGTCAAGACCTACGATGACGACCCCACCAAGTTTCAGGACCTGCGTGTCGGCCGTATCGACACCATCCTGATCGACCGCCTGGCCGCGCTGGAATACGCCAAGAAAGCCAAGGACACCACCGTCACCAGCGAGGCCTTTTCGCGCCAGGAGTCCGGCATTGCCCTGCGCAAAGGCGAGCCTGAGCTGTTGGCGGCCGTGAACAAGGCCATCGAAAAACTGCGCGCCGACGGTACGCTGAAGAAGCTCTCGGAGAAATACTTCAGCGCTGACGTTACCCAATAA
- a CDS encoding amino acid ABC transporter permease: MEAALQLALDSAPFLLKGAYYTIFLSLGGMFFGLLLGFGLALMRLSHVKLVSWIARIYVSFFRGTPLLVQLFVIYYGLPQLGVELDPLPAALIGFSLNMAAYACEILRAAISSIERGQWEAAASIGMTRAQTLRRAILPQAARTALPPLGNSFISLVKDTALAATIQVPELFRQAQLITARTFEIFTMYLAAALIYWILASVLAHLQNVLEARVNRHDQES, from the coding sequence ATGGAAGCAGCTCTTCAACTCGCACTGGATTCCGCGCCCTTCCTGCTCAAGGGTGCGTACTACACGATCTTCCTCAGCCTGGGCGGCATGTTCTTCGGTTTGCTGCTGGGCTTCGGCCTGGCGCTCATGCGCCTGTCGCACGTCAAACTGGTGAGCTGGATCGCCCGCATCTACGTGTCGTTCTTTCGCGGCACGCCGTTGCTGGTGCAGTTGTTCGTGATCTATTACGGATTGCCGCAACTGGGCGTCGAGCTGGACCCACTGCCGGCGGCCCTGATCGGCTTCTCGCTGAACATGGCGGCCTATGCGTGTGAAATCCTGCGGGCCGCCATCAGCTCCATCGAGCGCGGCCAGTGGGAAGCCGCGGCAAGTATCGGCATGACCCGCGCGCAGACCCTGCGCCGGGCCATCCTGCCGCAAGCCGCGCGCACGGCCCTGCCGCCGCTGGGCAACAGCTTCATTTCCCTGGTCAAGGACACCGCGCTGGCGGCGACCATCCAGGTGCCGGAGCTGTTCCGCCAGGCGCAGTTGATTACCGCGCGAACCTTCGAAATCTTCACCATGTACCTTGCCGCCGCGCTGATCTACTGGATTCTGGCGAGCGTGCTCGCGCACTTGCAGAACGTCCTGGAAGCCCGGGTCAATCGGCATGACCAGGAGTCCTGA
- a CDS encoding amino acid ABC transporter ATP-binding protein, with translation MIVVEKLTKQFKGQVVLNGIDLKIEEGEVVAIIGPSGSGKTTFLRCLNFLEEPSSGQIKVGDIKIDGSRPLNQQQGLVRRLRQQVGFVFQNFNLFPHRTALENVTEGPIVVKKTPRADAEALGRKLLAKVGLAGKEDAYPRRLSGGQQQRVAIARALAMEPAVILFDEPTSALDPELVGEVLATIRGLAEEKRTMVIVTHEMGFARDVANRVVFFDKGVIVEQGEAKALFAAPREERTRQFLSKFLSAGHDSH, from the coding sequence ATGATTGTCGTGGAAAAACTGACGAAGCAGTTCAAGGGTCAGGTGGTGCTCAACGGCATCGACCTGAAGATCGAAGAAGGCGAAGTGGTAGCGATCATCGGCCCCAGCGGCTCGGGCAAGACCACCTTCCTGCGTTGCCTGAACTTCCTCGAGGAGCCCAGCAGCGGCCAGATCAAGGTCGGCGACATCAAAATCGATGGCAGCCGCCCGCTGAACCAGCAGCAGGGCCTGGTGCGCCGTTTGCGCCAGCAGGTGGGTTTCGTGTTCCAGAACTTCAACCTCTTCCCCCATCGTACCGCCCTGGAAAACGTCACCGAAGGTCCGATCGTGGTGAAGAAAACACCCCGGGCCGACGCCGAGGCCCTGGGGCGCAAGCTTTTGGCCAAGGTCGGCCTGGCCGGCAAGGAAGACGCCTACCCACGGCGCCTGTCTGGCGGCCAGCAGCAGCGCGTGGCGATTGCCCGGGCGCTGGCGATGGAGCCTGCGGTCATCCTGTTCGACGAGCCGACCTCGGCCCTCGATCCGGAACTGGTGGGTGAGGTACTGGCGACCATTCGCGGCCTGGCCGAAGAAAAACGCACCATGGTCATCGTGACCCACGAAATGGGTTTTGCCCGCGACGTAGCGAACCGCGTGGTGTTTTTCGACAAGGGCGTCATCGTCGAGCAAGGCGAAGCCAAGGCCTTGTTTGCAGCGCCCCGGGAAGAACGCACTCGGCAGTTCCTCAGCAAGTTCCTCTCCGCCGGACACGACAGCCACTAA
- a CDS encoding monooxygenase has product MSDLAQANVHSDLDIAPLLLPAQVLRNDAEAIKAAHELAQVARQQAARRDQQRKLPWSEIEQFTRSGLGSIAIPRAYGGPQVSFVTLADVFAIISAADPALGQIPQNQFGVLQLILGTGTERQKQILLQSVLEGARIGNAGPERGVRNTLELKARITADGDDYVINGQKFYSTGALFAHWVAVKALNDQGRQVLAFVRRGTPGLRIVDDWSGFGQRTTASGTVLLNNVRVDAELVLDNWRINDVPNVQGAISQLIQAAIDAGIARGAIDDAIAFVRERARPWIDAKVERASDDLYVIADIGKLKIELHAAEALLRKAGRVLDQVTAAPITAQSAAHASIVVAEAKALTTEIALQASEKLFELAGSRATLAEFNLDRHWRNARVHTLHDPVRWKYHAIGAYRLNGTLPARHSWI; this is encoded by the coding sequence ATGTCGGATCTGGCCCAGGCAAACGTCCACAGCGACCTGGACATCGCCCCGCTGTTGCTGCCCGCCCAAGTGCTGCGCAACGATGCCGAAGCGATCAAAGCCGCTCATGAACTGGCGCAAGTCGCCCGCCAGCAGGCCGCGCGCCGCGATCAGCAGCGCAAGCTGCCATGGTCGGAAATCGAACAGTTCACCCGCAGTGGGCTGGGCAGCATCGCCATCCCCCGGGCATACGGCGGCCCACAGGTATCCTTCGTCACCCTCGCCGATGTGTTCGCGATCATCTCCGCTGCGGACCCGGCCTTGGGGCAGATTCCACAAAACCAGTTCGGCGTGCTCCAGCTGATTCTCGGCACGGGCACCGAACGGCAAAAACAGATATTGCTGCAAAGCGTGCTCGAGGGCGCGCGCATCGGTAACGCCGGGCCGGAACGTGGCGTTCGCAATACCCTTGAACTCAAGGCACGGATCACCGCCGACGGCGACGACTACGTCATCAATGGCCAGAAGTTCTATTCGACCGGCGCGCTGTTTGCCCATTGGGTGGCGGTCAAGGCGCTGAATGACCAGGGCCGGCAGGTGCTGGCGTTCGTACGGCGCGGCACACCGGGCCTGCGCATCGTCGACGACTGGTCGGGCTTTGGCCAGCGTACGACCGCCAGCGGCACGGTACTGCTGAACAATGTGCGGGTCGATGCCGAACTCGTCCTGGACAACTGGCGCATCAACGACGTGCCGAACGTCCAGGGCGCGATTTCGCAGCTGATCCAGGCCGCGATCGATGCGGGAATCGCCCGGGGCGCCATCGACGATGCCATCGCCTTCGTTCGCGAGCGGGCCCGGCCCTGGATCGATGCCAAGGTCGAGCGCGCCAGCGACGACCTCTACGTGATCGCCGACATCGGCAAACTGAAGATCGAATTGCACGCGGCCGAAGCACTGCTGCGCAAGGCCGGACGGGTACTGGACCAGGTCACGGCCGCCCCCATCACCGCGCAATCGGCCGCCCACGCCTCGATCGTCGTGGCCGAGGCCAAGGCCTTGACCACCGAGATCGCCCTGCAAGCCAGCGAAAAACTCTTCGAACTGGCCGGCAGCCGCGCCACCCTGGCCGAGTTCAACCTCGACCGCCACTGGCGCAACGCACGCGTCCATACCCTGCACGATCCGGTGCGCTGGAAGTACCACGCCATCGGCGCCTACCGGTTGAACGGCACCCTGCCGGCCCGGCATTCCTGGATCTGA
- a CDS encoding acyl-CoA dehydrogenase, with protein sequence MTLSQHVAVITSDEQALIVASDLADDFKRDSALRDRERRLPHPELDAFSRSGLWGISVPKAYGGAGVSNVTLAKVIALIAQADGSLGQIPQNHYYALEVLRVNGSEAQKQRLYAEVLAGQRFGNALAELGTKTAHDRTTQLRRDGAGYRINGRKFYATGALYAQRIPTSVVDENGVQQLAFVPRDSKGLTVIDDWSGFGQRTTGSGSVVFEDVYVGAEDIVPFQSAFERPTPVGPLAQILHAAIDTGIARAAYEDALQFVRSKTRPWIDATSDVATEDPLTLKRFGQLSVRLHAAEALLERAGEFLDQAQAAPDADTVAAASIAVAEARAISTDISLATGSTLFELAGSQATLAEHGLDRHWRNARVHTLHDPVRWKYHAVGNFYLNDEKPPLRGTI encoded by the coding sequence ATGACGCTTTCCCAACACGTCGCGGTGATCACCAGCGATGAACAAGCCCTGATCGTGGCCAGCGACCTGGCCGATGACTTCAAGCGCGACAGCGCCCTGCGCGACCGTGAGCGCCGCCTGCCGCACCCGGAGCTGGACGCCTTCTCCCGTTCCGGCCTGTGGGGCATCAGCGTACCGAAGGCCTACGGCGGCGCCGGGGTTTCCAATGTCACCCTGGCCAAGGTCATTGCGCTGATCGCCCAGGCCGACGGCTCTCTCGGACAGATTCCGCAAAACCATTACTACGCCTTGGAAGTGCTGCGGGTAAACGGCAGCGAGGCGCAGAAACAACGGTTGTACGCCGAGGTGCTGGCCGGCCAGCGCTTTGGCAACGCGCTGGCCGAGTTGGGCACCAAGACCGCCCACGACCGCACCACCCAACTGCGCCGTGACGGCGCGGGGTATCGCATCAACGGCCGCAAGTTCTACGCCACCGGGGCTCTCTACGCCCAGCGCATTCCCACCTCGGTGGTGGATGAAAACGGTGTGCAGCAACTGGCGTTCGTGCCTCGCGACAGCAAGGGTCTGACGGTGATCGACGACTGGAGCGGCTTCGGCCAGCGCACCACCGGCAGCGGCTCGGTGGTGTTCGAAGACGTTTACGTCGGCGCCGAAGACATCGTACCGTTCCAGAGCGCCTTCGAGCGCCCGACCCCGGTGGGGCCGCTGGCGCAGATTCTCCACGCCGCCATCGACACCGGCATTGCTCGCGCGGCCTATGAAGACGCCCTGCAGTTCGTCCGCAGCAAGACCCGGCCCTGGATCGACGCCACCAGCGACGTCGCCACCGAAGACCCGCTCACCCTCAAGCGCTTCGGCCAATTGAGCGTGCGCCTGCACGCCGCCGAAGCCCTGCTGGAGCGGGCCGGCGAGTTTCTCGACCAGGCCCAGGCCGCCCCTGACGCCGACACCGTCGCCGCTGCCTCGATCGCCGTGGCCGAAGCGCGCGCCATCAGCACCGATATTTCCCTGGCCACCGGCAGCACCCTGTTCGAACTGGCCGGCAGCCAGGCGACACTCGCCGAACACGGCCTCGATCGTCACTGGCGCAATGCCCGCGTGCATACCCTGCACGACCCGGTGCGCTGGAAGTACCACGCGGTGGGCAACTTCTATCTCAACGACGAGAAGCCGCCATTGCGGGGGACGATCTGA
- a CDS encoding N5,N10-methylene tetrahydromethanopterin reductase encodes MAAGKKKILLNAFNMNCIGHINHGLWTHPQDTSTQYNTLEYWTDLARLLERGLFDGLFIADIVGVYDVYQQSVDVTLKESIQLPVNDPLLLVSAMAAVTRHLGFGLTANLTYEPPYLFARRMSTLDHLSRGRVGWNIVTGYLDSAAKAMGLSAQVEHDRRYDQADEYLQVLYKLWEGSWEDDAVLNDREQRIYAQPEKVHKVRHHGEFYQVEGYHLCEPSPQRTPVLFQAGSSERGLQFAGRHAECVFISGQNKPATKRQVDKVRASAVEAGRNPGDIKVFMGLNVIVGETEAAAWAKHAEYLSYASAEAGVAHFSASTGIDFSEYDLDEPIQYVKSNAIQSATKTLQNNDWTRRKLLEQHALGGRYITVVGSPEQVADELESWIAETGLDGFNLTRIVTPQSYADFIDLVIPELQKRGAYKTEYDQGTLREKLFRAAAHLPEQHTGSTYRH; translated from the coding sequence ATGGCGGCCGGCAAGAAAAAGATCCTGCTCAATGCGTTCAACATGAACTGCATCGGGCACATCAACCATGGCCTGTGGACCCATCCCCAAGACACCTCGACCCAGTACAACACCCTGGAATACTGGACCGACCTGGCGCGGTTGCTTGAGCGCGGGCTCTTCGACGGGTTGTTCATCGCCGATATCGTCGGCGTCTATGACGTCTACCAGCAGTCGGTGGACGTCACGCTGAAAGAGTCGATCCAGTTGCCGGTCAACGACCCGCTGCTGCTGGTCTCGGCGATGGCCGCCGTCACCCGGCACCTGGGCTTCGGCCTCACCGCGAACCTGACCTACGAACCACCGTACCTGTTCGCCCGGCGCATGAGCACCCTCGACCACCTGAGTCGCGGCCGGGTGGGGTGGAACATCGTCACCGGCTACCTGGACAGCGCCGCCAAGGCCATGGGCTTGAGCGCGCAAGTCGAACATGACCGGCGCTACGACCAGGCCGACGAATACCTGCAAGTGCTCTACAAACTGTGGGAGGGCAGTTGGGAAGACGATGCAGTGCTCAACGACCGCGAGCAGCGGATCTACGCGCAACCTGAGAAGGTGCACAAGGTCCGACACCATGGCGAGTTCTACCAGGTCGAGGGTTATCACCTCTGCGAACCTTCGCCCCAGCGCACACCGGTGCTGTTCCAGGCCGGCAGTTCGGAGCGTGGCCTGCAGTTTGCCGGACGGCATGCCGAATGCGTGTTCATCAGCGGCCAGAACAAACCGGCGACCAAGCGCCAGGTGGACAAGGTCCGCGCCAGCGCTGTCGAGGCCGGACGCAACCCAGGCGACATCAAGGTGTTCATGGGCCTGAACGTGATCGTCGGCGAAACCGAAGCCGCCGCCTGGGCCAAGCATGCCGAGTATCTGAGCTACGCCAGCGCCGAGGCCGGGGTGGCGCACTTTTCCGCGTCCACAGGAATCGATTTTTCCGAGTACGACTTGGACGAGCCGATCCAGTACGTGAAAAGCAACGCCATCCAGTCTGCGACCAAGACCCTGCAGAATAACGACTGGACGCGCCGCAAATTGCTCGAGCAACACGCTTTGGGCGGGCGCTACATCACCGTGGTCGGCTCGCCCGAGCAGGTGGCCGACGAGTTGGAGTCGTGGATCGCCGAAACCGGCCTCGATGGCTTCAACCTGACGCGCATCGTGACACCCCAGAGCTACGCGGACTTCATCGACCTGGTGATTCCCGAACTGCAGAAGCGCGGCGCGTACAAGACCGAATACGACCAGGGCACCCTGCGCGAAAAGCTGTTTCGCGCAGCGGCTCATTTACCCGAACAACACACTGGTTCGACCTACCGACACTGA